The following coding sequences are from one Methanosarcina sp. WWM596 window:
- a CDS encoding PAS domain-containing protein: MGFNQVAESDELILDKALERQRILETVINNSPIMAFFWTPEEDWPARYVSKNVTQLGYSAEDFLTGRIMYANIVHSEDIDRIRKELIRCCEIGKNDFVNRYRVLTGRGEIRWVEEKTFIQRDKKGNVVNFQGIVRDVTSEIKNEKALSDALESQKALMEKQKALLERQKALETVINNSSVVVFLWKAEKYWPTLYVSENVRQFGYAPEDFISGRILYGKIIHPEDLLLVELELDENCEEGGKEFYRQYRILTKTGEVRLVEEKTFIQRNQEGQVTNFQGIIEDITEKIKKS; encoded by the coding sequence ATGGGATTCAATCAGGTAGCTGAAAGTGACGAACTGATTCTTGATAAAGCACTCGAAAGGCAGCGAATTCTGGAAACCGTGATCAATAACAGCCCTATAATGGCTTTTTTCTGGACCCCGGAAGAGGACTGGCCTGCCAGGTATGTCTCGAAAAACGTGACCCAGCTGGGGTATAGTGCAGAAGACTTCCTTACGGGAAGGATAATGTATGCAAATATAGTTCATTCCGAGGATATAGACCGGATAAGAAAAGAACTCATCAGATGCTGTGAAATCGGAAAAAATGATTTTGTCAATAGATACAGGGTCCTTACAGGCAGGGGAGAAATCCGATGGGTAGAAGAAAAGACCTTTATCCAGCGCGATAAAAAAGGAAATGTTGTCAATTTCCAGGGAATAGTCAGGGATGTTACCTCTGAGATAAAAAACGAAAAAGCATTGAGTGATGCCCTTGAGAGCCAGAAAGCCCTTATGGAAAAACAAAAAGCCCTGCTTGAGCGGCAGAAAGCACTGGAAACAGTGATCAACAACAGCTCTGTGGTGGTTTTTCTCTGGAAGGCAGAAAAGTACTGGCCCACTCTCTACGTATCAGAAAATGTCCGGCAGTTCGGGTACGCTCCTGAAGATTTCATTTCAGGAAGAATCCTCTACGGAAAGATCATCCATCCTGAAGACCTGCTCCTTGTGGAACTTGAACTTGATGAAAACTGTGAAGAAGGTGGAAAAGAGTTTTACCGGCAGTACCGCATCCTGACAAAAACCGGAGAGGTACGCTTGGTAGAAGAAAAAACCTTTATCCAGCGCAATCAGGAAGGGCAGGTGACCAATTTCCAGGGTATTATCGAAGACATAACCGAAAAGATTAAAAAATCCTGA
- the mtbC gene encoding dimethylamine corrinoid protein MtbC → MATKEELIQELSDTVISCKKDAVLAAVEKAKQVMEPAEIIDKGLSAGMNQVGILFERGKLFLPHVMMAADAMTAGVKLLEADLPTGSESKKLGVIVNGTVEGDVHDIGKSIVSTMLQSAGFEVHDIGRDVPIKNFVEKAKEVNANMIGLSALMTTTLPGQREVIELLKEEGLRSRVKVMVGGAPATQAWAEKIGADCYAENASEAVAKAKELLL, encoded by the coding sequence ATGGCAACTAAAGAAGAACTTATTCAGGAGCTTTCGGATACGGTAATCTCCTGTAAAAAGGATGCAGTACTGGCTGCTGTTGAAAAAGCAAAGCAGGTCATGGAACCCGCAGAAATCATTGATAAAGGACTTTCAGCAGGCATGAACCAGGTAGGAATTCTTTTTGAGAGAGGGAAACTTTTTCTGCCCCATGTAATGATGGCTGCTGATGCGATGACAGCAGGAGTCAAATTACTTGAAGCTGATCTCCCTACCGGGAGCGAGAGCAAAAAGCTCGGTGTAATTGTAAACGGGACGGTTGAAGGCGATGTGCACGACATCGGCAAGTCGATCGTGTCCACAATGCTGCAATCCGCTGGTTTTGAAGTTCATGATATCGGCAGGGATGTTCCTATAAAGAACTTTGTTGAGAAAGCAAAAGAAGTCAATGCAAATATGATAGGGCTTTCTGCCCTGATGACCACCACACTTCCCGGACAGAGGGAAGTAATCGAACTCCTGAAAGAGGAAGGGCTGCGCAGCCGCGTCAAGGTAATGGTAGGAGGAGCACCTGCAACCCAGGCCTGGGCAGAAAAGATCGGGGCAGACTGCTACGCCGAAAACGCAAGCGAAGCTGTTGCAAAGGCAAAGGAACTGCTGCTCTGA
- a CDS encoding winged helix-turn-helix domain-containing protein, giving the protein MENSLIDLIFLSEKRKKVLLLLFEGPKDINTIKKTLKASATSVQPQVKMLREKHLVVQDKEFYRLSEIGKIITEKMKPLLDTLSVLEENIDYWADRDMSKIPSFLLNRIGELGHCITIEPQLEHLFEMIPEYAKNAEEAKTLEALVSYFHPLFPSFYLGLAKKGTAVSLILPESILKRWIEDDYREQTRQFLKMENTKLLACKDCEKTPTIIAADNFMGIALFPKDAVFDRKYLINFEPGALSWGKELFEYYKNLSEQTTEINDLNNAAGNRHM; this is encoded by the coding sequence ATGGAAAACTCTTTAATTGACCTTATTTTTTTGTCAGAAAAAAGAAAAAAAGTTCTTCTCCTGCTGTTTGAAGGGCCAAAGGACATCAATACAATAAAAAAAACCCTTAAAGCAAGTGCAACTTCAGTTCAGCCCCAGGTAAAAATGCTCAGGGAAAAACACCTTGTAGTCCAGGATAAAGAGTTCTACAGGCTTAGCGAGATAGGAAAAATCATAACCGAAAAAATGAAACCCCTGCTGGATACCCTTTCTGTGCTGGAAGAAAATATAGATTACTGGGCTGACAGGGATATGAGTAAAATTCCGTCTTTTCTTCTGAACCGTATAGGAGAACTCGGGCATTGCATTACAATTGAACCTCAGCTCGAACATCTGTTCGAAATGATTCCCGAGTATGCAAAAAATGCTGAAGAGGCAAAAACGTTAGAAGCGCTCGTTTCTTATTTTCACCCTCTTTTTCCTTCCTTTTATCTAGGGCTTGCAAAAAAAGGTACAGCAGTGTCACTGATTCTTCCCGAATCAATACTTAAAAGGTGGATTGAAGATGATTACAGGGAACAAACCAGGCAGTTTCTGAAAATGGAGAATACTAAACTCCTGGCCTGCAAAGACTGTGAAAAGACTCCTACTATTATAGCGGCAGACAATTTCATGGGAATAGCACTTTTTCCTAAAGATGCTGTCTTTGATCGAAAATACCTGATAAACTTTGAGCCAGGAGCTCTGTCCTGGGGCAAAGAACTCTTTGAGTATTACAAAAACCTTTCCGAACAGACCACTGAAATTAATGACCTCAATAATGCTGCAGGAAACAGGCATATGTGA
- a CDS encoding DUF2769 domain-containing protein: MPDITLKSREIYGKYFGICSSYHHLKACVCKNCLSYSGGTGMFCARGKSEVEGNKEGCLCETCELFKKFRLEGDYFCQPKEKMEVFERTHPPLNICTNFQTSAGTIKVCVLDGRNMHSK; encoded by the coding sequence ATGCCCGATATCACCTTGAAATCCAGGGAAATATACGGAAAGTATTTCGGGATCTGCAGTTCATACCACCACCTGAAAGCCTGTGTCTGCAAAAACTGTCTTTCTTATTCAGGGGGCACAGGGATGTTCTGTGCCAGAGGCAAAAGCGAGGTAGAGGGAAATAAAGAGGGATGTCTCTGTGAAACATGTGAGCTTTTTAAGAAATTCCGGCTTGAGGGTGATTATTTCTGCCAGCCGAAAGAAAAAATGGAAGTTTTTGAAAGAACCCACCCCCCTCTGAATATCTGTACGAACTTCCAGACGAGTGCCGGAACAATAAAGGTCTGCGTGCTGGATGGTCGGAATATGCATTCAAAGTAA
- a CDS encoding nitrogenase component 1 produces the protein MIFSPDAFTGSILAVEGIRDAAVILNGPTGCKSYHSFLSDRQFPRESSHDPLSFQDEFYFGQPRVPCTCLDGEDYIRGSLEKFESALAAIAAKEKGLLVVINSPGASLVGDDLESVIKKAGIQNRCFVVENTGFSLPAARGFENTALALLEHLKPRPLSRSLPHPVSLKKVNLIGLSLLHKHWEGSVAEMKRLLAFLGLEVGTVFLAGTSLDEIRESRDAACNIVLFPEYGRRVAEWYRERFGTPAVFSPLGAPIGFDANESLLKEVAAVLDIDPARALVEIRKARQTSYKQISRFHSFSGLPKGASFSIRAESSLAFPLTHWLYSYLGMAPLAIKLLPGSDPEAAASLKAFLEEKGFCEAWDRDPALESADIAFADAHTLQLLKSKGCCKAGIEIILPDGGYIHFIPKTYLGVSGTLLLLEEIINGLRST, from the coding sequence TTGATTTTTTCCCCGGACGCTTTTACGGGTTCTATCCTGGCGGTAGAAGGAATCAGGGACGCGGCTGTGATCCTGAATGGGCCTACAGGATGCAAGTCGTACCATAGTTTTCTCTCGGACAGACAGTTTCCAAGGGAAAGTTCCCATGACCCCCTTTCGTTCCAGGACGAGTTCTATTTCGGACAGCCAAGGGTTCCCTGCACCTGCCTGGACGGGGAAGACTACATACGGGGTTCTCTTGAAAAGTTTGAAAGTGCCCTTGCAGCAATAGCAGCAAAAGAAAAAGGCTTGCTTGTGGTGATTAATTCCCCGGGAGCAAGCCTTGTGGGAGACGACCTGGAGAGTGTAATTAAAAAAGCAGGGATTCAGAACCGCTGTTTTGTGGTGGAAAATACGGGTTTTTCCCTTCCCGCAGCCCGGGGTTTTGAAAATACCGCTCTTGCTTTGCTTGAGCACCTGAAACCCCGGCCTCTCTCCCGGTCCCTCCCCCACCCCGTTTCCCTGAAAAAAGTGAACCTGATAGGGCTTTCCCTGCTCCATAAACACTGGGAAGGCTCGGTTGCAGAAATGAAGCGGCTCCTGGCTTTTCTGGGCCTGGAAGTAGGGACCGTTTTCCTTGCTGGAACTTCACTCGACGAAATTAGGGAATCGAGAGATGCAGCCTGCAATATCGTCCTTTTCCCCGAATACGGCAGAAGGGTCGCGGAGTGGTACAGGGAACGCTTCGGAACACCTGCCGTGTTTTCTCCTCTTGGGGCTCCCATTGGGTTTGATGCCAATGAAAGCCTGCTTAAGGAAGTTGCGGCTGTCCTGGATATCGACCCTGCCCGTGCCCTTGTGGAAATCCGGAAAGCCAGGCAGACCAGTTATAAACAGATTTCACGTTTCCATTCTTTCTCAGGGCTACCCAAAGGAGCCAGTTTTTCAATCAGGGCAGAAAGCTCCCTTGCCTTCCCCCTTACTCACTGGCTTTACTCCTATCTGGGGATGGCTCCCCTTGCAATAAAACTTCTTCCCGGAAGCGACCCTGAAGCAGCAGCATCTCTTAAGGCGTTTCTGGAAGAAAAGGGTTTTTGCGAAGCCTGGGACAGGGACCCTGCCCTGGAATCGGCTGATATTGCCTTTGCTGACGCCCATACCCTGCAGCTTTTAAAATCAAAGGGGTGCTGCAAAGCCGGTATCGAAATCATCCTTCCGGACGGAGGGTACATCCACTTTATCCCGAAAACGTATCTGGGAGTTTCGGGGACCCTCCTCCTTCTGGAAGAAATCATAAATGGGCTGCGTTCCACATGA
- a CDS encoding nitrogenase component 1 yields the protein MIQIALYGKGGIGKSTVAANLSAALAGLKKRVLQVGCDPKHDSTRLLLGGAGIPTVLDYMLKTPLEAQQLEALVFEGYGGTACVEAGGPKPGVGCAGRGILSSFEVLKRLGLRNSSFDVVLYDVLGDVVCGGFAVPLRKEYADAVFLVTSGEYMALYAANNILRGIRNFEDAVPRVAGIIFNGRGLFAEEERVFAFARAVGLPVLISLPRDEVFFQAEKAGKTLAEAFPFSAPAGIFRELAGYVETLEKDRSLLHPANPLGDLELETLVLGKRKLPNRKPFVPGSAPGKKPGVEPGSPNREKGSSSEICKAIPEGQSVEISAGVPDTKSAGTPTEASAPPPSAPPTRLPLYGCAFSGATTATFQVNDAATVLHGPRSCTHITADALSCSFLRGGGINAPTREEKQIPCLLSTDMEEEDVIFGGLEKLERKIEEALSAGWQTVFVVNTCPGGIIGDDIREAASRTEVRFPGARVIPVPVEGVLTGDFSAGLLEGYKRVADLIDPSGRPEKGLVNVIGERSFSLRGEEDFRTVEKLLGKLGYGVNCRFLKGTDTFSLRSFKKAEINLLACNDPETRALQTYLSERFGLEFFELPFPVGFRKSSIWIKTLAARLLPGKDLSFLLQEQEEAYKAGIGKYAPHLSGKRVLLVSYTKDISWILDTIRDLGMEILKVGIPVSFFGRESPGLLSHEGFQVERNYTDERRARDVRDLRPDLVLSSYVPSVPEEGVHYDTIPFSPQVGFLSGLELAKRWSTLLRLPVMEGWKYDGGDES from the coding sequence GTGATCCAGATTGCCCTCTATGGGAAGGGGGGCATAGGCAAGTCCACGGTTGCTGCAAACCTCTCGGCTGCCCTTGCCGGTTTGAAAAAGCGAGTACTGCAAGTCGGCTGCGACCCAAAACACGATTCCACCCGGCTGCTCCTCGGAGGGGCTGGTATCCCCACCGTGCTGGACTATATGCTCAAAACTCCCCTGGAAGCGCAGCAGCTCGAAGCCCTGGTTTTTGAAGGCTATGGAGGTACTGCCTGTGTGGAAGCCGGGGGGCCGAAACCTGGGGTTGGCTGTGCAGGCCGTGGGATTCTGAGTAGTTTTGAGGTCTTAAAACGCCTGGGGCTCAGGAATTCTTCCTTTGACGTTGTTCTCTATGACGTGCTCGGGGACGTTGTCTGTGGCGGGTTTGCAGTTCCCCTCAGGAAAGAATATGCAGATGCGGTTTTTCTGGTGACTTCCGGAGAATACATGGCCCTATACGCAGCCAACAATATCCTCAGGGGAATCCGGAATTTCGAGGACGCAGTCCCCAGGGTTGCAGGCATTATCTTCAACGGACGGGGGCTTTTTGCCGAAGAAGAAAGGGTCTTTGCCTTTGCCCGGGCGGTAGGGCTGCCTGTACTGATTTCTCTTCCCAGGGACGAAGTCTTTTTCCAGGCTGAAAAAGCCGGAAAAACCTTGGCTGAAGCTTTCCCTTTCTCTGCCCCTGCAGGTATTTTCAGGGAGCTGGCAGGGTATGTGGAAACCCTGGAAAAGGACCGAAGCCTGCTCCATCCCGCCAACCCCCTTGGTGACCTTGAGCTTGAAACCCTGGTGCTGGGAAAGCGGAAACTGCCCAACAGAAAGCCATTTGTCCCAGGATCTGCACCCGGAAAAAAACCCGGTGTAGAACCTGGTTCCCCCAACCGGGAAAAAGGGTCTTCCTCAGAAATCTGCAAGGCGATTCCCGAAGGGCAGTCTGTAGAAATCTCCGCAGGAGTTCCCGACACAAAGTCCGCAGGAACTCCCACAGAAGCATCCGCACCACCCCCATCGGCACCTCCCACCAGGCTGCCTCTTTACGGCTGTGCCTTTTCAGGGGCTACGACTGCGACTTTTCAGGTTAACGATGCCGCCACGGTCCTGCACGGGCCGAGGAGCTGCACCCATATCACAGCCGATGCTCTTTCTTGCTCTTTTTTAAGGGGAGGTGGAATAAATGCTCCTACACGTGAGGAAAAGCAGATCCCGTGCCTCCTGTCGACCGATATGGAGGAAGAGGACGTCATCTTCGGAGGGCTCGAAAAACTTGAGAGGAAAATCGAAGAAGCCCTTTCAGCCGGCTGGCAAACGGTCTTTGTGGTGAACACCTGCCCCGGAGGGATCATAGGAGACGACATAAGAGAGGCAGCTTCAAGAACCGAAGTCCGTTTTCCGGGAGCAAGGGTCATCCCTGTCCCTGTGGAAGGGGTCCTTACCGGGGACTTTTCTGCCGGGCTACTTGAGGGCTACAAACGGGTTGCCGATCTGATTGACCCTTCCGGCAGGCCCGAAAAAGGACTTGTTAATGTGATTGGAGAAAGGAGCTTTTCTTTGCGGGGGGAGGAAGACTTCCGTACGGTCGAGAAGCTGTTAGGGAAGCTGGGGTACGGGGTCAACTGCAGGTTTTTAAAAGGGACAGATACCTTTTCCCTTCGCTCTTTTAAAAAAGCGGAAATCAACCTGCTTGCCTGCAACGACCCCGAGACCCGGGCCCTGCAGACATACCTTTCCGAGCGTTTCGGGCTTGAGTTTTTTGAGCTTCCTTTTCCTGTGGGTTTCCGGAAAAGTTCCATCTGGATAAAAACCCTGGCAGCACGCCTGCTTCCCGGAAAGGACCTCTCATTCCTGCTGCAGGAACAGGAAGAGGCGTACAAAGCAGGGATCGGGAAATATGCCCCGCATCTCTCGGGAAAGCGCGTGCTCCTGGTGAGCTACACCAAGGATATCAGCTGGATCCTGGACACGATCCGGGACCTGGGAATGGAAATCCTCAAGGTCGGGATTCCTGTCTCGTTTTTCGGGAGGGAAAGTCCGGGCCTCTTGTCCCATGAAGGTTTCCAGGTGGAGAGAAACTATACTGATGAAAGGAGGGCGAGGGATGTTAGGGATCTTAGGCCGGACCTGGTTCTTTCGAGTTATGTCCCTTCGGTCCCTGAAGAAGGAGTGCACTATGATACTATCCCTTTCTCCCCGCAGGTGGGGTTTCTGAGCGGGCTTGAACTTGCAAAACGCTGGAGTACACTTCTGCGGTTGCCGGTTATGGAAGGGTGGAAGTACGATGGAGGTGATGAAAGTTGA
- the dinB gene encoding DNA polymerase IV, whose product MMPAPNPETNTSDRRITFHVDMDSFFASVEVRERPELKGLPVVVGSDPKEGSGRGVVSTCSYEARKYGLHSAMPISQAYRLCPRAVFLPVNMKLYAGVSAGVMELLRRFAEKFQQVSVDEAYLIPGPEVRNFEEAAIYALRIKDEVQRQQGITCSVGVGPNKLISKIASGFQKPDGLTVIRPEDVRDFLFPLSVSKIPGIGEKTTENLKSMGINRVEELANCDIQLLSERFGKMGLRMKQLANGLDFGEVVEKEGVKSISRHGTFAEDTNDPVKISGSLDILIESVHGSLLKHHFLFKTVTLIVRFEDFSTYTRSRTLPFWTSDIFVIKRTAIQLLSEFIGRGKFRLVGVGVTKFRERDERQTLITDFP is encoded by the coding sequence ATGATGCCTGCCCCCAATCCTGAAACAAACACTTCCGACAGACGAATCACTTTCCATGTAGATATGGACAGCTTTTTTGCGTCTGTAGAGGTTAGAGAAAGGCCAGAACTGAAAGGACTGCCCGTAGTTGTGGGTTCTGATCCTAAAGAAGGGTCCGGAAGGGGAGTTGTAAGCACCTGTTCTTACGAGGCAAGAAAGTATGGACTCCACTCGGCAATGCCTATTTCACAGGCTTACAGGCTCTGCCCAAGGGCTGTTTTTTTACCTGTGAACATGAAACTCTATGCAGGGGTTTCGGCAGGGGTAATGGAGCTTTTGCGGAGGTTTGCAGAAAAGTTCCAGCAGGTCAGTGTAGATGAAGCTTATCTTATACCGGGGCCTGAGGTCCGGAATTTTGAAGAGGCGGCTATCTATGCTCTCAGGATAAAGGATGAGGTGCAGAGGCAGCAGGGGATCACCTGTTCTGTTGGGGTCGGGCCGAACAAGCTTATTTCAAAAATTGCTTCGGGTTTTCAAAAGCCTGATGGACTTACAGTAATCAGGCCTGAAGATGTCAGGGATTTTCTTTTTCCACTGTCAGTTTCTAAAATTCCGGGAATCGGAGAAAAGACAACGGAAAACCTGAAAAGTATGGGAATTAACAGGGTAGAAGAGCTCGCAAACTGTGATATCCAGCTGCTTTCGGAAAGATTTGGGAAAATGGGGCTCAGGATGAAGCAGTTGGCAAACGGCCTCGACTTTGGAGAGGTCGTTGAAAAAGAAGGCGTAAAGTCAATCAGCAGACACGGGACCTTTGCAGAGGACACGAATGACCCTGTGAAAATCTCCGGGTCCCTGGATATTCTTATAGAAAGCGTGCATGGGTCCCTTCTGAAACACCATTTTCTTTTTAAAACCGTAACCCTTATAGTGCGCTTTGAGGACTTTTCTACTTATACACGCTCAAGGACTCTCCCTTTCTGGACTTCGGATATCTTCGTGATCAAAAGGACAGCCATTCAGCTTTTGTCGGAATTCATAGGCAGGGGGAAATTCAGGCTTGTAGGTGTAGGGGTCACAAAATTTAGGGAAAGAGATGAAAGGCAGACTCTGATTACGGATTTTCCTTAA
- a CDS encoding MBL fold metallo-hydrolase, producing the protein MKIEILGCESFGARSLACAVKTGEKKILIDPGVALARLRYGLPPHPVEVAAAFRIRNKILVALESVTDIVISHYHGDHMPMKAEDPYQLPVEALPPPEGIRFWCKGPEDISRLSARRRKELSTFLGFPLPNSEGISFDGISFSSPVPHGTKGKGFGTVMMTCVREGDEVFVHCSDIQLLDRGAVLEVLAWKPTIVFAAGPPLYLSHHVPEASKEAFENALLLAESVDTLVLDHHLLRSFGGYRWLKELAGKAENRVFCAAEFMGNKPDLFEAQRAALYENMPVPPGWHEAYARGEADFEGYL; encoded by the coding sequence ATGAAGATTGAAATTCTTGGGTGTGAGTCCTTCGGAGCAAGGTCTCTTGCCTGCGCTGTAAAAACCGGGGAGAAAAAAATTTTGATTGATCCGGGGGTTGCCCTTGCTCGCCTGCGTTACGGTTTACCTCCCCACCCTGTAGAGGTTGCAGCTGCTTTCAGGATCAGGAATAAGATCCTTGTTGCACTTGAAAGTGTAACGGACATAGTAATCAGCCACTACCACGGGGACCACATGCCCATGAAAGCTGAAGACCCTTATCAGCTGCCAGTAGAAGCCCTCCCTCCCCCGGAAGGAATCAGGTTCTGGTGCAAAGGACCGGAGGATATTTCCCGGCTCTCTGCCAGAAGGAGAAAAGAACTCTCAACCTTTCTTGGCTTTCCCCTTCCGAATTCCGAAGGCATTAGTTTCGATGGCATAAGTTTTTCTTCACCTGTTCCGCATGGGACAAAAGGTAAGGGTTTTGGCACGGTGATGATGACCTGCGTAAGGGAGGGAGACGAGGTCTTTGTCCACTGTTCCGACATCCAGCTCCTGGACAGGGGAGCTGTGCTTGAAGTACTTGCCTGGAAGCCTACGATCGTTTTTGCCGCAGGTCCCCCGCTTTATCTCTCCCATCATGTCCCTGAAGCTTCAAAAGAAGCTTTTGAAAATGCCCTCCTCCTGGCTGAAAGTGTGGATACGCTGGTCCTGGACCACCACTTGCTGCGGTCTTTTGGGGGCTACCGCTGGTTAAAAGAGCTTGCCGGAAAGGCAGAAAACAGGGTGTTTTGTGCAGCAGAATTTATGGGAAATAAGCCGGATCTGTTTGAAGCACAGCGAGCCGCCCTTTATGAAAATATGCCTGTTCCCCCGGGATGGCACGAAGCCTATGCAAGGGGAGAGGCGGATTTTGAAGGATACCTCTGA